A single window of Synechococcus sp. CBW1004 DNA harbors:
- a CDS encoding transposase: MAAPLQLGFTDYEQTYAKKKTRRQRFLDEMEATVPWDPFLALISPVYHRPSAKGGRPPFPLEVMLRIHLLQQWFTLSDPLMEEMLIDTPCFRRFAGIDMVEDRIPDETTILNFRHLLEENRIAEQILETVNQSLREKGVMLKEGLLKKILGPSAPNSSVCFALIRPASAVTSSGPDLKSLACR, from the coding sequence ATGGCGGCCCCCCTCCAGTTGGGTTTCACGGACTACGAGCAGACCTACGCCAAGAAGAAAACGCGCCGGCAGCGCTTCCTCGATGAGATGGAAGCCACAGTGCCCTGGGATCCTTTCCTGGCCTTGATTTCGCCTGTGTACCACAGGCCTTCTGCCAAGGGCGGGCGCCCACCGTTTCCGCTGGAGGTGATGCTGCGCATCCACCTGCTGCAGCAGTGGTTCACGCTTTCCGATCCCTTGATGGAGGAGATGCTGATCGATACCCCCTGCTTCCGCCGCTTTGCTGGGATCGACATGGTTGAGGACCGGATCCCTGACGAGACGACGATCCTGAACTTCCGCCACCTCCTGGAAGAGAATCGGATAGCAGAGCAGATCCTGGAGACGGTGAACCAGAGCCTGCGGGAGAAGGGCGTGATGCTTAAGGAGGGACTCCTGAAAAAGATTCTCGGCCCATCGGCGCCGAATTCGTCCGTTTGCTTCGCGTTAATCAGGCCGGCAAGCGCCGTGACATCAAGTGGGCCAGATCTCAAAAGTCTGGCTTGCAGATGA
- a CDS encoding IS5 family transposase: MIRASLTDEETVHQIRENAYMQFFLGFAGYTAKAPFDASMMVHFRKRFSDEDLRRINELVVQRGKEILLEALAQVADDDDHDDPDSRGGGAQLELDALIKPADWPEGKNWGILTIDASCTPADITYPRDLRLLSEARTTTERVIDDLCSQSSGFRRHRPRYDRGLARAHFLRVAKQKRPRRRKVKAAIKHQLGYVRQNLKAIDALIGCGARLSELKRHWWQKLLACSELERQQGLLLASQTNSIPDRLVNLVQTHIRPMVRGKARAAVEFGAKISVSVQNGFPFLHRISWNPYNEGEDLIAQAEKYKLDTGSYPERICADRIYITAKNRHFCMRNGIRLSGKRLGRPPKDPDVTTAHKQQLRSDQARRNEVEGVFGYGKRKYSLDLIMVRLPAGAESSISMAFVVMCAEKVLRLLRLFFALLFGWIYSFLMAWSAIRAPAVICKPDF, from the coding sequence TTGATCAGAGCTTCCTTAACCGACGAAGAGACTGTCCATCAGATCAGAGAGAACGCCTATATGCAGTTCTTTCTCGGCTTTGCGGGTTACACAGCCAAGGCACCGTTTGATGCCTCGATGATGGTGCATTTTCGCAAACGCTTTTCTGACGAGGATCTGCGCCGTATCAATGAGCTGGTGGTGCAGCGCGGCAAAGAGATCCTTCTGGAAGCACTTGCTCAGGTAGCAGACGATGACGACCATGATGATCCTGATTCCAGAGGAGGAGGCGCTCAGCTGGAACTTGATGCGTTGATCAAGCCTGCTGACTGGCCAGAAGGAAAGAATTGGGGCATTCTCACGATTGATGCTAGTTGCACTCCTGCCGACATTACCTATCCCAGAGACCTCAGGCTCCTCAGCGAGGCTCGCACAACGACCGAGCGAGTCATTGATGATCTGTGCAGTCAGTCATCGGGATTCAGGAGACATCGACCTCGCTACGACCGTGGCCTTGCTCGTGCTCATTTCCTGAGAGTGGCGAAGCAAAAACGGCCACGCCGCCGAAAAGTGAAGGCTGCCATTAAACATCAGCTTGGATATGTGCGGCAGAATCTCAAAGCCATTGATGCTCTGATCGGCTGTGGGGCAAGGCTTTCTGAGCTCAAGAGGCATTGGTGGCAGAAGTTGTTGGCCTGCAGCGAGTTGGAGCGGCAGCAGGGCCTTCTGCTCGCCTCTCAGACCAACAGCATTCCAGACCGCCTGGTGAATCTTGTGCAGACCCATATCCGCCCAATGGTGCGAGGCAAAGCACGTGCTGCGGTGGAGTTTGGTGCCAAAATCAGTGTTTCGGTTCAAAACGGCTTTCCGTTCTTGCACCGCATCAGCTGGAACCCCTACAACGAAGGAGAAGACCTGATCGCTCAGGCGGAAAAATACAAGCTGGATACAGGATCTTACCCAGAGCGCATCTGCGCCGACCGGATTTATATCACGGCCAAGAATAGGCATTTCTGCATGAGGAACGGTATTCGCCTCTCCGGCAAGCGATTGGGCCGCCCGCCCAAGGATCCTGATGTCACCACTGCACACAAGCAGCAGCTCCGATCTGATCAAGCTCGACGCAATGAAGTGGAAGGCGTCTTTGGATATGGAAAGCGCAAGTATTCCCTGGATCTGATCATGGTTCGTCTACCAGCTGGTGCCGAATCCTCCATCTCAATGGCCTTTGTCGTGATGTGCGCGGAAAAGGTCTTGAGGCTGCTGCGCCTCTTTTTTGCCCTTCTTTTTGGGTGGATCTACAGCTTTCTTATGGCCTGGTCAGCGATCAGAGCTCCTGCGGTCATCTGCAAGCCAGACTTTTGA
- a CDS encoding IS5 family transposase, whose product MAAPLQLGFTDYEQTYAKKKTRRQRFLDEMEATVPWDPFLALISPVYHRPSAKGGRPPFPLEVMLRIHLLQQWFTLSDPLMEEMLIDTPCFRRFAGIDMVEDRIPDETTILNFRHLLEENRIAEQILETVNQSLREKGVMLKEGTILDATIINAPSSTKNKTGERDPEMHSVAKGNQWFFGMRCHIGVDAASGLVHSVVSTAANVHELNTAPDRVHGEERVIYGDSGHIGIEKREAFKDCEAEMRIAMKPGQRRVLPDTPEGRLLDLMEAAKAHVRAKVEHPFRIIKCQFGFRKVFYRGIRKNNLKLTMLFALANLWMVRERCPSTA is encoded by the coding sequence ATGGCGGCCCCCCTCCAGTTGGGTTTCACGGACTACGAGCAGACCTACGCCAAGAAGAAAACGCGCCGGCAGCGCTTCCTCGATGAGATGGAAGCCACAGTGCCCTGGGATCCTTTCCTGGCCTTGATTTCGCCTGTGTACCACAGGCCTTCTGCCAAGGGCGGGCGCCCACCGTTTCCGCTGGAGGTGATGCTGCGCATCCACCTGCTGCAGCAGTGGTTCACGCTTTCCGATCCCTTGATGGAGGAGATGCTGATCGATACCCCCTGCTTCCGCCGCTTTGCTGGGATCGACATGGTTGAGGACCGGATCCCTGACGAGACGACGATCCTGAACTTCCGCCACCTCCTGGAAGAGAATCGGATAGCAGAGCAGATCCTGGAGACGGTGAACCAGAGCCTGCGGGAGAAGGGCGTGATGCTTAAGGAGGGTACGATCCTCGATGCCACAATCATCAACGCTCCCAGTTCAACCAAGAACAAGACGGGCGAGCGGGATCCTGAAATGCACTCGGTGGCCAAAGGCAACCAGTGGTTCTTTGGGATGCGGTGCCACATCGGTGTGGATGCAGCCTCGGGTCTGGTCCATTCCGTGGTGAGCACGGCTGCCAACGTCCATGAGCTGAACACGGCACCCGATCGCGTCCATGGCGAGGAACGCGTGATCTACGGCGACTCTGGCCACATCGGCATCGAAAAGCGTGAGGCGTTCAAGGACTGCGAAGCAGAGATGCGCATCGCCATGAAGCCCGGACAGCGCCGAGTTCTACCGGACACCCCAGAGGGAAGACTGCTGGATCTGATGGAGGCGGCGAAAGCACATGTCAGGGCAAAGGTGGAGCATCCATTTCGGATCATCAAGTGCCAGTTTGGATTTCGGAAGGTCTTCTACCGAGGCATCCGCAAGAACAACCTCAAGCTGACGATGCTGTTTGCCCTCGCCAATCTCTGGATGGTGCGCGAACGTTGTCCTTCTACAGCGTAA
- a CDS encoding IS5 family transposase: MLETSRGAMDLDFSGVPKEGTILDATIINAPSSTKNKTGERDPEMHSVAKGNQWFFGMRCHIGVDAASGLVHSVVSTAANVHELNTAPDRVHGEERVIYGDSGHIGIEKREAFKDCEAEMRIAMKPGQRRVLADTPEGRLLDLMEAAKAHVRAKVEHPFRIIKCQFGFRKVFYRGIRKNNLKLTMLFALANLWMVRERCPSTA; encoded by the coding sequence ATGCTTGAGACCAGCCGCGGCGCAATGGATCTGGATTTTTCAGGAGTCCCTAAGGAGGGTACGATCCTCGATGCCACAATCATCAACGCTCCCAGTTCAACCAAGAACAAGACGGGCGAGCGGGATCCTGAAATGCACTCGGTGGCCAAAGGCAACCAGTGGTTCTTTGGGATGCGGTGCCACATCGGTGTGGATGCAGCCTCGGGTCTGGTCCATTCCGTGGTGAGCACGGCTGCCAACGTCCATGAGCTGAACACGGCACCCGATCGCGTCCATGGCGAGGAACGCGTGATCTACGGCGACTCTGGCCACATCGGCATCGAAAAGCGTGAGGCGTTCAAGGACTGCGAAGCAGAGATGCGCATCGCCATGAAGCCCGGACAGCGCCGAGTTCTAGCGGACACCCCAGAGGGAAGACTGCTGGATCTGATGGAGGCGGCGAAAGCACATGTCAGGGCAAAGGTGGAGCATCCATTTCGGATCATCAAGTGCCAGTTTGGATTTCGGAAGGTCTTCTACCGAGGCATCCGCAAGAACAACCTCAAGCTGACGATGCTGTTTGCCCTCGCCAATCTCTGGATGGTGCGCGAACGTTGTCCTTCTACAGCGTAA
- a CDS encoding IS5 family transposase has protein sequence MGQRGFWDEEKRIQKLRHKKPVLTTLSESIPWESFRSLLEQGYTHERKSNAGRKRIGPLILFKMLVLQQLFNLSDEELEFQVNDRRSFEEFIGLGVMNSIPDATTVAFFRERLRNAGVIEELFERFEGHLRAQGLEARGGQIIDATLVPVPKQRNTRAENEAIKQGKLPEGWEDKPNRLRQKDLDARWVKKNGTSHYGYKNSICIDATHGFIRRYAITPANIHDSQMLTHVLDPENSDDFVWADSGYAGVKFEELLELAGYESNIHEKGTRNHPLSKEAKERNKLRSKVRARVEHVFGAMTTCMRGKLTRRIGLARNQVWWGLRNLTYNFLRYLHCTGATMAAA, from the coding sequence ATGGGCCAGCGCGGATTCTGGGATGAAGAGAAGAGGATCCAAAAGCTTCGCCACAAGAAGCCTGTATTGACGACCCTCTCCGAGTCGATTCCCTGGGAGAGCTTTCGGTCGCTGCTGGAACAGGGATATACCCATGAGCGCAAGAGCAATGCCGGCAGGAAAAGGATCGGCCCCCTTATCCTCTTCAAGATGCTGGTGTTGCAGCAGCTGTTCAACCTCAGTGATGAGGAGCTGGAATTCCAGGTCAACGACAGGCGGTCGTTCGAGGAGTTCATCGGCCTTGGAGTGATGAACTCGATTCCCGATGCAACCACCGTTGCGTTCTTCCGCGAACGGCTGCGCAATGCCGGCGTCATTGAGGAGCTGTTCGAGCGTTTTGAGGGGCACCTACGAGCCCAAGGGCTGGAAGCTCGTGGTGGACAGATTATCGATGCCACGCTTGTACCTGTGCCGAAGCAGAGAAATACTCGAGCTGAGAACGAAGCCATCAAGCAGGGCAAGCTGCCCGAAGGATGGGAAGACAAGCCAAACCGCTTGCGCCAGAAGGACCTTGACGCCCGCTGGGTGAAGAAGAACGGCACCAGCCACTACGGATATAAGAATAGCATTTGCATCGATGCGACTCATGGCTTCATCCGCAGATACGCAATCACCCCGGCCAACATCCACGACAGTCAGATGCTTACCCACGTTCTCGATCCCGAGAACAGCGATGACTTCGTCTGGGCGGATTCAGGCTATGCAGGAGTGAAGTTTGAGGAGTTACTGGAATTAGCTGGATATGAAAGCAATATCCACGAAAAGGGAACGAGGAATCATCCACTCAGCAAGGAGGCCAAAGAGAGGAATAAGCTACGCTCAAAGGTGAGAGCCCGAGTTGAACACGTATTTGGCGCGATGACAACCTGCATGCGCGGGAAGCTGACCAGGCGGATTGGGTTGGCCAGAAACCAGGTATGGTGGGGACTCAGGAATCTGACCTACAACTTTCTCCGGTATCTGCACTGCACTGGCGCGACAATGGCGGCTGCCTGA
- the argJ gene encoding bifunctional glutamate N-acetyltransferase/amino-acid acetyltransferase ArgJ, with protein MSAPLPASVAQLPAPWRLIEGGVTAPSGFQAAGITAGLKPSGNPDLSLLLAPEGAVCAGTFTTSRVRAACVDLCAERLVASGGHARAVLTNSGQANACTGERGLADSLMATEALAERLGLRSEEVLICSTGVIGVPIPMETLVVGLDPLLAALSETGGNDAAKAILTTDLIDKQIAIEAELGGRMVRLGGMAKGSGMIHPDMATMLGYLSCDAGVPAEIWQATVKRAVDRSFNAITVDGDTSTNDTYLAFAAGEDLSPEHYPALESGLTAVSQHLAKAIARDGEGATCLIEVQVEGAADEAGARAIARTVCGSSLVKCAVHGRDPNWGRIVAAAGRAGVPFDPDSVALWLGEHQLMEQGQPLPFDRLAASAYLRACAAGRYLGGPGPEGDTVMIRLVVGDGPGGGRAWGCDLSDQYVRINADYTT; from the coding sequence GTGAGCGCTCCCCTGCCTGCCAGCGTCGCCCAGCTGCCGGCCCCCTGGCGGCTGATCGAGGGGGGCGTGACGGCGCCGTCCGGCTTCCAGGCGGCGGGGATCACGGCCGGCCTCAAGCCCTCGGGCAACCCCGATCTGTCGCTGCTGCTGGCACCGGAGGGGGCGGTGTGCGCCGGCACCTTCACCACCAGCCGGGTGCGGGCGGCCTGCGTCGATCTCTGCGCCGAGCGCCTGGTGGCCAGCGGCGGCCACGCCCGGGCGGTGCTCACCAATTCGGGCCAGGCCAACGCCTGCACCGGCGAGCGGGGTCTCGCCGACAGCCTCATGGCCACGGAGGCGCTGGCGGAACGGCTCGGGCTGCGATCGGAGGAGGTGCTCATCTGCAGCACGGGGGTGATCGGCGTGCCGATCCCGATGGAGACCCTGGTGGTGGGGCTCGATCCGCTGCTGGCGGCCCTGAGCGAGACGGGCGGCAACGACGCGGCGAAGGCGATCCTCACCACCGATCTGATCGACAAGCAGATCGCCATCGAGGCGGAGCTGGGGGGGCGCATGGTGCGCCTCGGCGGCATGGCCAAGGGCTCCGGGATGATCCACCCGGACATGGCCACGATGCTGGGCTATCTCAGCTGCGATGCGGGCGTGCCGGCGGAGATCTGGCAGGCGACGGTGAAGCGGGCGGTGGATCGCTCGTTCAATGCGATCACGGTGGACGGCGACACCAGCACCAACGACACCTACCTGGCGTTTGCAGCCGGCGAGGACCTGTCTCCCGAGCATTACCCCGCGCTGGAGTCCGGCCTGACGGCGGTGTCGCAGCACCTGGCGAAGGCGATCGCCCGCGACGGCGAGGGGGCCACCTGCCTGATCGAGGTGCAGGTGGAGGGCGCGGCCGATGAGGCCGGTGCGCGGGCGATCGCCCGCACCGTGTGCGGTTCTTCGCTGGTGAAGTGCGCCGTGCACGGCCGCGACCCCAACTGGGGCCGGATCGTGGCGGCGGCCGGCCGGGCCGGGGTGCCCTTCGATCCCGACAGCGTGGCCCTCTGGCTGGGCGAGCACCAGCTGATGGAGCAGGGCCAGCCGCTGCCCTTCGATCGCCTGGCCGCCAGTGCCTATCTCAGGGCCTGCGCTGCCGGCCGCTACCTGGGCGGTCCCGGTCCCGAGGGCGACACGGTGATGATCCGCCTGGTGGTGGGCGACGGCCCCGGAGGCGGTCGCGCCTGGGGCTGCGATCTGTCGGATCAATATGTGCGGATCAACGCCGACTACACGACGTAG
- a CDS encoding type II toxin-antitoxin system RelE/ParE family toxin, producing the protein MTYRIEFVRSAARAYARLDPVSRRRVDRELERLREAPRHPGVVRLQSEESIHRVRIGDLRLLFSIEDEVLIVLIVRLGQRGSVYRG; encoded by the coding sequence ATGACGTACCGGATTGAATTCGTCCGCTCGGCCGCCAGGGCTTACGCCCGCCTCGATCCGGTCAGCCGGCGCCGCGTCGACCGTGAGCTGGAGCGCCTGCGGGAGGCTCCGCGTCACCCGGGCGTGGTCCGTCTTCAGTCGGAGGAGTCGATCCACCGGGTGCGCATCGGCGATCTGCGCCTGCTGTTCAGCATCGAGGACGAGGTTCTGATCGTGTTGATCGTCAGGCTTGGCCAGCGGGGCTCCGTCTACCGCGGCTGA
- a CDS encoding SPFH domain-containing protein, with amino-acid sequence MKQVWDRLRSELLLNIIEWSEAVPGAPDPSGDTLAWRFRDGEAAGRSSAIRNGAQLIVREGQWAVFLDEGRIADAFGPGRHTLTTANLPLLTSLLCLPTGFESPFKAEVVFVCTRLFSDLRWGTRQPLLLRDPELGPVRLRGFGSYSLRVNDPAWLVREVSGASGRMDLTTLQDPLRSLIVSRLADVLGRSGCPVFDLSSRYEWLARDLRLALLEDAQQFGLEIPSLLIEGLTLPPEVEAALVRRSVQRVEGESTQASPGPPPADSRTAPAAAAAVLPADGSPQPRPLRAPPPPPPLPGMARSVPPVRPAAQASVTAQSFMRTTNMSQEEGGPPGAGPATANGEPDEAS; translated from the coding sequence ATGAAGCAGGTCTGGGACCGGCTGCGCTCCGAGCTGCTGCTGAACATCATCGAGTGGAGCGAGGCCGTCCCCGGCGCCCCCGATCCCAGCGGCGACACCCTGGCCTGGCGCTTCCGCGACGGCGAAGCTGCCGGCCGGAGCAGCGCCATCCGCAACGGCGCCCAGCTGATCGTGCGCGAGGGCCAGTGGGCCGTGTTCCTCGATGAGGGGCGCATCGCCGATGCCTTCGGACCCGGCCGCCACACCCTCACCACGGCCAACCTGCCGCTGCTCACGAGCCTGCTCTGCCTGCCGACCGGCTTCGAGAGCCCGTTCAAGGCGGAGGTGGTGTTCGTCTGCACCCGCCTCTTCAGCGACCTCCGGTGGGGCACGCGCCAGCCGCTGCTGCTGCGCGACCCGGAGCTCGGGCCGGTGCGCCTGCGCGGCTTCGGCAGCTACAGCCTGCGCGTCAACGACCCCGCCTGGCTCGTGCGCGAGGTGAGCGGCGCCAGCGGCCGGATGGATCTGACCACCCTGCAGGATCCGCTGCGATCCCTGATCGTCAGCCGTCTGGCCGATGTGCTGGGCCGCAGCGGCTGCCCGGTGTTCGACCTGAGCAGCCGCTATGAGTGGCTCGCCCGCGACCTGCGCCTGGCGCTGCTGGAGGACGCGCAGCAATTCGGGCTGGAGATCCCCTCGCTGCTGATCGAGGGCCTCACCCTGCCGCCGGAGGTGGAGGCGGCCCTGGTGCGCCGCAGCGTGCAGCGGGTGGAGGGGGAATCCACTCAGGCCTCGCCAGGACCGCCGCCGGCAGACAGCCGAACGGCCCCAGCCGCCGCAGCCGCGGTCCTGCCAGCCGACGGGTCTCCACAGCCCCGGCCGCTCCGTGCTCCGCCACCGCCACCACCGTTGCCTGGGATGGCCAGATCTGTCCCACCCGTTCGCCCAGCCGCCCAGGCGAGCGTGACCGCTCAATCGTTCATGCGAACCACGAACATGAGCCAGGAGGAGGGCGGCCCGCCAGGCGCAGGCCCGGCCACCGCGAACGGCGAACCGGACGAAGCGTCATGA
- a CDS encoding zf-TFIIB domain-containing protein, giving the protein MNCPCCSAPLQDHGLICSWCGSRLDLDLQGWSHLQPRGLNPQLHCPDCRCELESLQLGGEEPLELDRCPQCLGLFLPLGALERLVAQEGRSALQIDHRLLQALSETPRAAPAPLRYRPCPSCGELMNRSLHGKRSGVVVDRCRDHGLWLDAGELRQLLEWARAGGALLDLERRQEQAQEEARRRQREQQESAGLLSEAEAQADRPWLEALARDDIGTLLLRLARRLG; this is encoded by the coding sequence ATGAACTGCCCCTGCTGCTCGGCTCCCCTTCAGGACCACGGTCTGATCTGCTCCTGGTGCGGCAGCCGCCTCGATCTCGACCTGCAGGGCTGGAGCCACCTGCAGCCGCGCGGCCTCAACCCCCAGCTGCACTGCCCCGACTGCCGCTGCGAACTGGAATCCCTGCAGCTCGGCGGCGAAGAACCGCTGGAGCTGGACCGTTGCCCGCAGTGCCTCGGCCTGTTCCTGCCGCTGGGGGCCCTGGAGCGGCTGGTGGCCCAGGAAGGACGCTCGGCCCTGCAGATCGACCACCGACTGCTGCAGGCCCTCAGCGAAACCCCGCGGGCGGCGCCGGCCCCGCTGCGCTATCGCCCCTGCCCCAGCTGCGGCGAGCTGATGAACCGCAGCCTGCACGGCAAACGCAGCGGCGTGGTGGTGGACCGCTGCCGCGACCACGGCCTCTGGCTCGACGCCGGCGAACTGCGGCAGTTGCTGGAGTGGGCACGGGCCGGCGGCGCCCTGCTCGATCTGGAACGCCGGCAGGAACAGGCTCAGGAGGAAGCCCGGCGCCGGCAACGGGAGCAGCAGGAGAGCGCAGGGCTCCTGTCCGAGGCGGAGGCACAGGCCGATCGCCCCTGGCTGGAGGCCCTGGCCCGCGATGACATCGGCACCCTGCTGCTGCGACTGGCGCGGCGGCTGGGGTGA
- a CDS encoding MlaD family protein produces MPSPMPPPVPQPPLITRLRDGWRLLLTVGSLLGGAGLVVALLVYTAYRRGVFEPQLQISVRVPDARGLRSGSRVILSGLPVGALRGLEMEADGQVMLHLSVPVRYRGVVSPASSLAITQDLLMGDQRLTLTAAPRPPSSVPDRFQVAYRSGGGLEDLLARGQITLQQLDRLLHTVERLAEGEVSGTLAQLRGSLRSAEAVAGTLQREVPATAAVLRETGREAGSTAREARLASRELVLTLERIRPELSQALRRLDGSGEQAEVALIWLNRLIHRLDPGHRLRDRDAAPHRDAGPPRADSAAGGTDDGPTERSAAPIHLGGET; encoded by the coding sequence ATGCCCTCCCCGATGCCCCCGCCTGTTCCCCAGCCCCCGCTCATCACCCGGCTCCGCGATGGCTGGCGGTTGCTGCTCACGGTGGGCTCGCTGCTGGGCGGCGCCGGCCTGGTGGTCGCACTGCTGGTCTACACCGCCTACCGGCGGGGGGTGTTCGAGCCCCAGCTGCAGATCAGTGTGCGGGTGCCGGATGCCCGCGGCCTGAGGTCAGGCAGTCGGGTGATCCTCTCGGGCCTCCCGGTGGGAGCCCTGCGTGGCCTCGAGATGGAGGCTGATGGCCAGGTGATGCTGCATCTGAGCGTGCCGGTCCGCTATCGCGGTGTGGTGAGCCCTGCGAGCAGCCTCGCCATCACCCAGGATTTGCTGATGGGCGATCAGCGGCTCACGCTGACGGCGGCACCACGTCCCCCATCCTCCGTCCCTGACCGTTTCCAGGTGGCCTACCGCAGCGGTGGCGGCCTCGAGGATCTGTTGGCCCGTGGACAGATCACCCTGCAGCAGCTCGATCGGCTGCTGCACACCGTGGAACGGCTGGCCGAGGGGGAGGTGTCCGGAACCCTGGCGCAGCTGCGGGGCAGCCTGCGGAGCGCAGAGGCGGTGGCGGGCACCCTTCAGCGCGAGGTGCCCGCCACGGCGGCGGTGCTGCGCGAGACCGGACGAGAAGCAGGCAGCACCGCCCGTGAGGCCCGCCTGGCCTCGCGCGAACTGGTGCTCACCCTGGAGCGGATCCGACCGGAGCTGAGCCAGGCCCTGCGGCGGCTGGATGGTTCCGGTGAGCAGGCGGAAGTGGCGCTGATCTGGCTCAATCGGCTGATCCACAGGCTCGATCCCGGCCATCGCCTGCGCGACCGGGACGCCGCCCCTCATCGTGATGCGGGTCCGCCCAGGGCCGACAGTGCTGCTGGAGGCACCGACGATGGCCCGACGGAGCGTTCCGCCGCTCCGATCCACCTTGGTGGAGAAACGTGA